One window of the Rufibacter radiotolerans genome contains the following:
- a CDS encoding NDP-hexose 2,3-dehydratase family protein, with translation MDKRLIRQNTKGKDQNIELAFLKSALTFHNPFNSTEKVLEWVQERNRQVHVNIEQIRFDEMRNWFIDKDRVKLQHSSGSFFSIEGINVKTNRGAVTDWDQPIINQPEIGFLGIITKEVNGVLYFLLQAKIEPGNVNNVQLSPTLQATKSNYTKVHKGKAPDYLEYFTNHTKSEVLLDQLQSEQGARFMKKRNRNIIIKVQEDIKVLEDFCWLTLGQIKDLMLLDNVVNMDTRTVISGISFGNHSEETVSFFNLINDGLSGLGSKFLASDLNSEVSLYSFDEIIHWFTELKTKYDLNVESIPLHTVRDWIIEESSIRHIDNKFFKVIGVHVEIDNREVTSWDQPLIAPLQEGICAFIVKEIDGILHFLVQAKLESGNFDILEMAPTVQCLTGSYLNENSLQTLPFLDYVLNAKEEEIIFDTLQSEEGGRFYREQNRNMLLLVGEEFSIDVPENYTWMTLNQLKIFIKFNNYLNIQSRSLISAISFK, from the coding sequence ATGGATAAACGGTTAATACGTCAAAATACCAAAGGAAAGGATCAAAACATTGAGTTAGCGTTTTTGAAATCTGCCTTGACTTTCCATAATCCATTTAACTCTACAGAAAAGGTTCTGGAGTGGGTACAGGAAAGAAACAGACAGGTACATGTTAACATTGAACAGATCCGGTTTGATGAAATGCGTAATTGGTTTATAGATAAAGACAGGGTAAAACTTCAACACAGTTCCGGTAGTTTTTTCTCCATTGAAGGGATAAACGTAAAAACCAATAGGGGAGCCGTGACAGATTGGGACCAACCTATCATTAACCAGCCTGAGATTGGTTTCCTGGGAATTATCACGAAAGAGGTAAATGGGGTTCTGTATTTTTTGTTGCAGGCAAAAATTGAGCCCGGCAACGTGAACAATGTTCAACTTTCGCCCACCTTACAGGCGACCAAAAGTAATTATACTAAGGTACATAAGGGGAAAGCGCCAGATTACCTGGAGTATTTTACCAACCATACCAAAAGTGAGGTGCTGTTGGATCAGTTACAATCTGAGCAGGGCGCCAGATTCATGAAGAAAAGAAACCGGAACATCATTATAAAAGTTCAGGAGGATATTAAGGTTCTGGAGGATTTTTGTTGGTTAACACTTGGCCAGATAAAAGATCTGATGCTGCTGGACAACGTGGTCAACATGGACACCAGGACGGTTATTTCAGGTATTTCATTTGGAAATCATTCTGAAGAAACGGTAAGCTTTTTTAATCTGATAAATGACGGTCTATCAGGCCTTGGCTCTAAGTTCCTGGCCTCTGATTTAAACAGTGAAGTTTCGTTGTACAGTTTTGATGAAATTATTCATTGGTTTACAGAACTTAAAACCAAATATGACTTGAATGTTGAGTCAATTCCCCTGCACACCGTGCGAGATTGGATTATTGAGGAAAGTTCTATCCGGCATATTGATAACAAGTTCTTCAAGGTAATAGGGGTGCACGTTGAAATTGATAACCGGGAAGTTACCAGCTGGGACCAGCCATTAATTGCTCCGTTACAGGAAGGCATTTGTGCTTTTATTGTCAAAGAGATTGACGGTATTCTGCATTTTCTGGTGCAGGCAAAGCTGGAAAGCGGTAATTTTGATATTCTGGAAATGGCGCCTACTGTCCAGTGCCTTACAGGTAGTTACCTGAATGAAAATAGTTTGCAGACTCTACCTTTCCTTGACTACGTTTTGAATGCAAAAGAAGAGGAGATAATTTTTGATACCCTGCAGTCTGAGGAGGGTGGAAGATTTTACAGAGAGCAAAACCGCAATATGCTTTTATTGGTAGGGGAAGAGTTCTCTATTGATGTGCCAGAGAATTACACCTGGATGACTTTAAACCAGTTGAAAATATTTATAAAGTTCAATAACTACCTGAACATCCAGTCCAGGAGTCTGATTTCTGCTATTTCATTTAAATAA
- a CDS encoding tetratricopeptide repeat protein has translation MMRKTLFLFLLLVLGFSGAQAQVIPDTTKQLDQKFIDSLRLTVNLDSVDVMPQALDIKGWLLLNEEIMNELGGAVDNMYNFNFATAEKQFKSLRRRYPKHPMPYFLIGLSNWWKMIPSNIQDPSFDEPFLAYMDTTIILAEEMYDKDNKNLEAAFFLSAANGFGARLHAERKSWRKAAIMSNESLDYLQKSKKANGLSDEFLFGEALFNYYSVWIHENYKLLRPILMFFPKGNKPLGLQQLQQVAFNGFYTGTEAKYFLMKIYANDNKNGAAAMSLSQYLANTYPNNPYFQRFYARMAFTEGQLGIAEGISLSILDKINKKQAGYEAISGRYAAFYLGYIQQYRNRDLAKAKAYYRQCITFAEQTGERESGYFISSYVNLARMSDQQKDVKQAKQYYETVVKWADSKSSAEKEAKAYLKKHRRV, from the coding sequence ATGATGCGTAAGACTCTCTTCTTGTTTCTGTTGCTTGTATTAGGATTCTCTGGCGCCCAAGCCCAGGTGATTCCAGATACTACCAAACAGCTAGACCAGAAATTTATTGACTCACTACGGCTTACGGTCAACCTGGACTCCGTAGACGTGATGCCCCAGGCCCTTGACATCAAAGGCTGGCTTCTTCTCAATGAGGAAATCATGAATGAGTTGGGCGGCGCTGTGGACAACATGTACAACTTTAACTTTGCTACCGCAGAGAAGCAGTTCAAATCATTGCGTCGTCGGTACCCCAAACATCCCATGCCCTATTTCCTGATCGGGCTCAGCAACTGGTGGAAGATGATTCCCTCCAACATCCAGGACCCAAGCTTTGACGAGCCTTTCCTGGCCTACATGGATACGACCATCATCCTGGCCGAGGAAATGTATGACAAAGACAACAAAAACCTGGAGGCGGCCTTCTTCCTGTCCGCGGCCAATGGCTTTGGGGCCCGTCTGCACGCGGAGCGCAAAAGCTGGCGCAAGGCGGCCATTATGAGCAATGAATCCCTGGATTACCTCCAGAAGAGCAAAAAAGCTAATGGCCTGAGTGATGAATTCCTGTTTGGGGAAGCCTTATTCAATTACTACTCTGTCTGGATCCATGAAAACTACAAGCTGCTTCGCCCCATTCTCATGTTCTTCCCGAAAGGAAACAAGCCTTTGGGGCTGCAGCAACTGCAACAGGTAGCCTTCAACGGGTTCTACACCGGCACCGAGGCTAAGTACTTCCTGATGAAGATTTACGCTAATGACAACAAGAACGGCGCCGCGGCCATGTCCTTGTCTCAGTACCTGGCGAATACCTACCCTAACAACCCCTACTTCCAGCGCTTCTATGCCCGCATGGCCTTCACCGAAGGGCAGTTAGGCATAGCTGAAGGCATTTCGCTTTCCATTCTGGACAAGATCAACAAGAAACAAGCGGGGTATGAGGCCATTAGTGGTCGGTATGCCGCCTTTTACCTGGGCTACATCCAGCAGTACCGTAACCGTGATTTAGCAAAAGCCAAAGCCTATTACCGGCAATGCATTACCTTTGCCGAGCAAACAGGCGAGCGGGAGTCCGGTTATTTTATTTCTTCTTACGTGAACCTGGCCAGAATGAGTGACCAGCAGAAGGATGTGAAGCAGGCCAAGCAGTACTATGAGACGGTAGTGAAATGGGCAGATTCAAAGTCATCTGCGGAGAAAGAAGCGAAGGCGTATTTGAAGAAGCATAGGAGGGTGTAG
- a CDS encoding NAD-dependent epimerase/dehydratase family protein produces the protein MKIAVFGANGYMGQHIVHYLIEEKQVLPLCFDIQGDFMGKHQVKYQQMDISDKAQVQRLDQDFDYIYFFSGLTGTDISIDRYEAYIKVNEIGFLNLLDFLKNLDQKPKLIFPSTRLVYKGVENSPLPEEAEKEFRTIYASSKYNGEMYLEMFRNLYGIEYTIFRICVPYGNIVGGQLSYGTISFFLGRAMKKEPIVLFGDGNLKRTFTHVMDVCRQIIEVSEMPESNGHCYNIDGETFSLKGIASIIGEKYDVPVQYSQWPEKALKLESGDTIFNASKIIKIFPHTLNFSLQEWING, from the coding sequence ATGAAAATAGCTGTATTTGGGGCAAATGGTTACATGGGCCAGCATATAGTACATTACCTGATAGAGGAAAAACAGGTCCTTCCCTTGTGCTTTGATATTCAGGGTGATTTCATGGGGAAGCATCAGGTGAAGTACCAACAGATGGATATTTCAGATAAGGCTCAGGTGCAGCGCCTGGATCAGGATTTTGATTATATCTACTTCTTCTCAGGACTAACCGGCACAGATATTTCCATTGACAGGTATGAAGCCTATATAAAGGTCAATGAAATAGGGTTTTTAAACCTGTTGGATTTCCTGAAAAACCTTGACCAGAAGCCAAAATTGATTTTCCCTTCTACCCGCCTGGTGTACAAGGGGGTAGAAAACTCACCTTTGCCAGAAGAGGCAGAAAAAGAATTCAGGACTATATATGCCTCTTCTAAATATAACGGAGAGATGTACCTGGAAATGTTCCGTAATTTATATGGTATTGAATATACCATTTTTAGAATCTGTGTCCCTTACGGGAATATAGTGGGCGGCCAACTGTCTTACGGGACCATTAGCTTTTTTCTTGGGAGAGCTATGAAAAAGGAACCCATTGTATTATTTGGTGACGGAAACCTAAAAAGAACCTTTACTCATGTAATGGATGTTTGCCGACAAATAATTGAAGTATCTGAGATGCCTGAAAGTAATGGACATTGTTACAATATTGATGGTGAAACATTTTCCTTGAAAGGTATTGCCTCTATTATTGGAGAAAAATATGACGTGCCGGTGCAATATTCCCAATGGCCAGAGAAAGCATTAAAACTAGAATCAGGAGATACTATTTTTAATGCTTCTAAAATAATAAAAATATTCCCCCACACACTTAACTTCTCTCTACAGGAATGGATAAACGGTTAA
- a CDS encoding glycosyltransferase, whose protein sequence is MTRKRNVLVLVEFFGQGGAERVAAMVAKMLASDGSFNVWLYSIQGGGVIPHLEGITSGSLNVSNGQGLAKKIKNYYLKVHRLSQLKKQLAIDVSISSLWPVDWINALTGHEKKVAVIQINILNNVQNEKMVKLRKLVTAVYSRFDKVVLGGGNLIEEMNGFFKIEKQKLLVIQNPVETKRVAKNLEQPLPYSLPDIFEKYQVLVAANRLSIIKNTEALIPIYKALPNQEKVKLLIIGEGEEKERIQQFILSEGLSYSQVEADVFEEKANIYFLNFQENIHSLISKSNVFLFSTKAEGLPLTLLEAMSAGAPILVSDCPNGGIGEIIKGTFAFDYENPRLIPEKFQGGYLMPIPLVDRPETIEKWKNKIEEILTADQMQLKKMTASNKAKAEEFDIENVKVAWVSMIQGLFEN, encoded by the coding sequence ATGACGAGAAAAAGAAATGTATTAGTACTAGTAGAGTTTTTTGGGCAGGGCGGAGCAGAAAGAGTTGCTGCCATGGTGGCTAAAATGCTGGCCAGCGATGGGAGTTTCAACGTTTGGTTGTATTCTATTCAAGGGGGCGGAGTAATTCCTCATTTGGAAGGAATCACCTCTGGCTCCTTAAACGTTTCAAATGGGCAAGGTTTAGCTAAGAAAATCAAAAATTACTACCTGAAAGTACATAGGCTAAGCCAACTGAAGAAACAGCTTGCTATTGATGTTTCTATCAGTAGCCTCTGGCCGGTAGACTGGATAAACGCCTTAACTGGTCATGAGAAAAAGGTAGCGGTTATCCAGATCAACATTCTGAACAATGTGCAGAATGAGAAAATGGTAAAACTCAGGAAATTGGTTACTGCTGTTTATTCCCGGTTTGATAAAGTGGTGCTAGGCGGAGGGAATTTAATAGAGGAGATGAACGGGTTTTTCAAAATTGAAAAACAAAAGCTTTTGGTAATTCAGAACCCTGTAGAGACCAAGCGTGTAGCAAAAAACCTGGAACAACCGTTGCCATATAGCTTGCCAGATATTTTTGAGAAATACCAGGTATTGGTGGCTGCCAACCGATTAAGTATCATCAAGAACACGGAGGCTCTTATTCCTATCTACAAGGCACTTCCAAACCAGGAGAAAGTCAAGCTTCTTATTATTGGAGAAGGGGAAGAGAAAGAGAGAATACAACAATTTATTTTGAGTGAGGGTTTGTCTTACTCGCAGGTGGAAGCTGATGTTTTTGAGGAGAAGGCAAATATTTATTTTCTCAATTTTCAGGAGAACATTCATAGTCTTATTAGTAAGTCCAACGTTTTTCTGTTTTCTACCAAAGCAGAAGGCCTTCCTCTTACACTGTTAGAAGCTATGAGTGCCGGCGCACCCATATTGGTAAGCGATTGCCCTAACGGAGGCATAGGGGAAATCATAAAGGGCACCTTTGCCTTTGATTATGAAAATCCCCGGCTTATACCGGAGAAGTTTCAGGGTGGTTATTTAATGCCTATTCCGTTGGTGGATCGCCCGGAGACCATAGAGAAATGGAAAAATAAGATTGAGGAAATTCTGACAGCAGATCAAATGCAGTTAAAAAAAATGACAGCGTCAAATAAAGCGAAGGCAGAAGAGTTTGATATTGAGAACGTGAAAGTCGCGTGGGTAAGCATGATACAGGGGTTATTTGAAAATTAA
- the asnB gene encoding asparagine synthase (glutamine-hydrolyzing): MCGIAGFVDFNNNSNEQTLASMAQCVSHRGPDGQGIFFRQAASAQVGLGHRRLSIIDLSTSANQPMSYQDLHVVFNGEIYNYNEIREDLILKGHQFQTHSDTEVILHAWKEWGETSIHHWRGMFAIVLFDETAQEIICIRDRAGVKPFNYAWQNGAFIFGSELKSIMSYPRFEKMIDQDALGSFMQYGYVSHPHTILKDTYKLSPGHLLRIDLKTREIKIKQYWNVYDYYNKPKLKIDLPEAILETEKILTESFQYRMVADVPVGVFLSGGYDSSCVTALLQKNNTEKIKTFTIGSTDSKLNEAPFAKQIAEFLGTDHTEYYCTPQEALDIIPELPYFFDEPFADSSAIPTILVSRLAKKQVTVALSADGGDEIFAGYNRYDYISRYSKKISSIPGPFRKLAVLAMDTIPAEHVPFLNQKANFQSRYAKLRNLLADPSPLELLNNLSQVFTRNEVNQLLKEKFSDLKTAHLSRELEGGYEDAMAFMMAIDYQTYLVDDILQKVDRAAMSVSLEGREPFLDQKIIEWAAQLPGDFKYRNGDKKFILKQIVHKHIPKEIMERPKMGFGIPLAEWLTNELKGLVLDYLSPEKISAHSLFNEEAVRRIVDEFYKGRREHHLKIWHLLMFQMWYEKWMKSL, encoded by the coding sequence ATGTGCGGTATAGCAGGTTTTGTTGATTTTAATAATAATAGCAATGAGCAAACCTTGGCTTCAATGGCTCAATGTGTTTCTCATCGCGGTCCTGACGGCCAGGGTATTTTTTTTCGGCAGGCAGCTTCTGCTCAGGTAGGTCTTGGCCATCGGCGATTATCTATCATAGATTTGAGCACCTCGGCTAATCAGCCCATGTCTTATCAGGATCTGCATGTGGTGTTTAACGGGGAAATCTACAATTATAATGAGATCCGGGAGGACCTGATATTAAAGGGCCACCAATTCCAAACTCATTCTGATACGGAAGTTATATTGCACGCCTGGAAAGAATGGGGGGAAACATCCATTCATCACTGGCGGGGCATGTTTGCCATTGTGCTATTTGATGAAACAGCGCAGGAAATTATTTGCATCCGTGATCGGGCAGGTGTAAAACCTTTTAATTATGCCTGGCAGAATGGGGCTTTCATTTTCGGGTCTGAGTTAAAGTCGATCATGTCATATCCCAGGTTTGAAAAAATGATCGATCAAGATGCCTTGGGTTCGTTTATGCAATATGGGTATGTTTCTCATCCACATACCATCTTAAAAGATACCTATAAACTTTCACCAGGGCATTTGCTCAGGATAGATCTCAAAACCCGCGAAATCAAAATCAAGCAGTATTGGAATGTATATGACTATTACAACAAGCCAAAACTAAAAATTGATCTTCCGGAAGCCATCTTAGAAACTGAAAAGATTCTAACAGAATCATTTCAGTACCGTATGGTGGCTGATGTTCCGGTTGGGGTGTTTCTTAGCGGAGGTTATGACAGTTCCTGCGTTACAGCCCTGTTGCAAAAGAACAATACTGAAAAGATAAAAACCTTTACCATTGGGTCTACCGATAGCAAATTAAATGAGGCCCCCTTTGCAAAACAGATTGCTGAGTTCCTAGGTACTGACCATACAGAATATTACTGTACTCCTCAAGAAGCCCTTGATATTATCCCAGAGCTACCATATTTCTTTGATGAGCCTTTTGCTGATAGTAGTGCCATCCCTACTATTTTGGTGAGCCGTTTAGCAAAAAAACAGGTAACGGTAGCCTTATCAGCTGATGGAGGAGACGAGATCTTTGCCGGTTATAACCGGTATGACTATATTTCAAGGTATAGTAAGAAGATTAGCTCTATTCCTGGTCCTTTCCGGAAATTGGCCGTTTTGGCTATGGATACCATTCCCGCGGAACATGTGCCCTTCTTAAACCAGAAAGCAAATTTTCAATCACGCTATGCAAAATTAAGAAACCTTCTGGCTGATCCTTCGCCTCTGGAGTTGTTGAATAACCTCAGCCAGGTATTTACCAGAAATGAAGTTAATCAGTTGCTAAAAGAGAAATTCTCAGATCTGAAGACAGCCCATTTAAGCAGAGAATTAGAAGGTGGGTATGAAGATGCTATGGCTTTTATGATGGCCATAGATTATCAAACTTATTTGGTAGATGATATCCTGCAAAAGGTGGACAGAGCTGCTATGTCTGTGAGTCTGGAAGGCCGAGAGCCTTTTCTGGATCAGAAAATCATTGAATGGGCAGCACAACTACCAGGCGATTTTAAGTACCGAAACGGTGATAAAAAATTTATTCTCAAGCAAATTGTTCATAAACATATTCCCAAGGAGATAATGGAAAGACCCAAAATGGGCTTTGGTATTCCTTTGGCAGAATGGCTTACAAATGAACTGAAGGGACTGGTCCTGGATTATTTAAGCCCTGAAAAAATAAGTGCCCATTCCTTATTCAACGAGGAGGCTGTCAGGAGAATAGTAGATGAGTTTTACAAGGGCAGAAGGGAACATCACTTAAAAATATGGCATTTGCTTATGTTTCAGATGTGGTATGAGAAATGGATGAAATCCCTTTAA
- a CDS encoding Gfo/Idh/MocA family protein, whose translation MNWGVLGCAGIAQKSVIPAILSIGENKLVAVSSRTKKNADDFAQQFDCVAVQGYEELLKRDDLDAVYIPLPNGLHYEWIMKALEYNKHVLVEKAAFISLAQAQEAVEVARKKGLAIVENFQFQHHAQNSFVKRLLKDKEIGEIRCFRSSFGFPPFDPETNIRYKPELGGGALLDSGAYVLKATSFFFGNGFEVKAARLNYHEEYGVDWYGGAFLLHEESGIFSEVAFGFENYYQCNYEIWGSTGKITSTRAFTAKADFAPTIILEKNGVSEQIVIEPDDHFRNMLLYFNEIVKEKNFEPEWTNILTQTRLIEEVRNLGGKH comes from the coding sequence ATGAATTGGGGCGTGTTGGGTTGCGCAGGTATTGCTCAAAAATCTGTAATACCTGCCATTTTATCTATAGGTGAAAATAAGTTGGTTGCAGTTAGCAGCCGAACTAAAAAGAATGCTGATGATTTTGCTCAGCAGTTTGATTGTGTAGCTGTACAGGGGTATGAAGAACTCCTGAAGCGGGACGATTTGGATGCTGTCTATATTCCTTTGCCAAACGGCCTTCATTATGAATGGATAATGAAGGCCTTGGAATATAACAAGCATGTGCTGGTAGAAAAGGCAGCCTTTATTTCTTTGGCCCAGGCACAGGAGGCGGTAGAAGTCGCCAGAAAGAAAGGGCTTGCCATTGTGGAGAACTTCCAGTTTCAACACCACGCTCAAAACAGTTTTGTTAAGAGGTTGCTCAAGGATAAGGAGATTGGAGAAATCAGGTGCTTCAGAAGCTCTTTTGGTTTTCCTCCTTTTGACCCAGAAACAAATATAAGGTACAAGCCAGAGTTAGGAGGAGGAGCTTTACTGGATAGTGGTGCGTATGTGCTAAAGGCAACCAGTTTCTTTTTTGGAAACGGATTTGAGGTGAAAGCAGCCCGTTTGAACTATCATGAAGAATACGGGGTAGACTGGTATGGAGGTGCCTTTTTGTTACATGAAGAAAGCGGCATATTTTCTGAGGTAGCCTTCGGTTTTGAAAACTACTACCAGTGTAACTATGAGATATGGGGAAGCACAGGAAAGATTACATCTACCAGGGCTTTCACTGCAAAAGCGGATTTCGCACCAACCATCATCCTTGAGAAAAATGGAGTAAGTGAACAAATAGTAATAGAGCCAGATGATCATTTCAGGAATATGCTCTTGTATTTCAATGAAATAGTAAAGGAGAAAAATTTTGAACCTGAGTGGACCAATATTTTAACACAAACCAGATTAATTGAGGAAGTAAGAAACCTGGGTGGTAAGCACTAG
- a CDS encoding glycosyltransferase, producing the protein MIAGNKKVLYLSYDGMSDHIGQSQVLPYLIASSEKGMKFHVLSFEKKQNEHKIADIQSLLDRNDITWFKIKFNQGGDLSKVYDYIKFFVSAFYVCLKYRYDVVHCRSYTASNIGLLLHYILGRKIIFDKRDFWIDAKIETGRINPDSSFTHNLVNKFLRFFERRLFLHANHIVSLTERAKEVVLQKYPSRKPEDITVIPCCVDLKLFDQERVDQAKLTSLKSELGLDGNFVLGYVGSIGSTYMIPKLFECFKAIQKEVPQAKLLFLVNNDKEEVYKVAEASQVPKESLVVTSASRSAMPLHIALIDMGIFFITPTFAKQATSPTKLFEMLAMNKPIITNTGVGDAEKIFSDLQCGYLLNNFTEEEYQQVAEWVKKNMTGKQFNLSCYSLEFGAQKYFEVYQKV; encoded by the coding sequence ATGATAGCAGGAAATAAAAAGGTACTTTATCTGTCTTATGACGGGATGAGCGATCATATAGGCCAATCGCAGGTGTTGCCTTATTTGATAGCGAGTAGTGAGAAAGGAATGAAATTTCATGTTCTTTCTTTTGAGAAAAAGCAAAATGAACATAAAATTGCTGATATCCAGTCTCTGCTGGATAGAAATGATATTACATGGTTTAAGATAAAGTTTAACCAAGGGGGAGATCTCTCCAAAGTTTATGATTACATAAAGTTTTTTGTCAGCGCATTTTATGTGTGCTTAAAGTACAGGTATGATGTAGTGCATTGCCGCAGTTATACTGCTTCTAATATTGGGTTGCTTTTACACTATATTCTGGGTAGAAAGATCATTTTTGATAAACGGGATTTTTGGATAGATGCCAAGATAGAAACAGGAAGGATAAACCCAGATAGCAGCTTTACTCATAATCTTGTTAATAAATTTTTACGGTTTTTTGAAAGAAGGCTCTTTCTACATGCTAATCATATTGTCTCTCTCACAGAAAGGGCCAAGGAGGTGGTTCTACAGAAGTACCCTTCAAGAAAACCGGAGGATATAACGGTTATTCCTTGTTGTGTAGATCTGAAGTTATTTGACCAGGAAAGGGTAGATCAGGCTAAACTTACCTCTCTCAAATCTGAACTTGGTCTTGATGGAAATTTTGTCCTGGGGTATGTAGGCAGCATTGGGTCTACTTACATGATTCCTAAATTGTTTGAATGCTTTAAGGCCATCCAAAAGGAAGTGCCGCAGGCTAAGTTGCTATTTCTGGTGAATAATGATAAGGAGGAGGTATATAAGGTTGCAGAGGCAAGCCAAGTACCTAAAGAAAGCCTGGTGGTTACTTCAGCCTCGCGCTCAGCCATGCCCTTGCATATTGCTTTGATTGATATGGGTATCTTTTTCATTACCCCAACATTTGCCAAGCAGGCAACGTCACCTACAAAGTTGTTTGAAATGCTGGCCATGAATAAACCTATTATTACCAATACCGGAGTAGGTGATGCCGAAAAGATTTTCAGTGATTTGCAGTGTGGTTACCTGCTTAACAACTTTACTGAAGAAGAATACCAACAGGTAGCAGAGTGGGTGAAAAAGAACATGACGGGCAAACAGTTTAACTTAAGTTGCTACTCATTAGAATTTGGCGCCCAGAAGTATTTTGAAGTTTATCAGAAGGTTTAA
- a CDS encoding glycosyltransferase family 4 protein → MKRILFVAPYPEGKAPSQRLKYEQYYPYFREAGYEITTSSFIDAEFWEVVYKPGNTFRKILFTIQAYFRRIGDLVSLGKYDIVYVHLWVTPIGPPLFEWLFRKFSKRMIYDIDDLIFLKPKSKSNPLINWLKSSNKSIFLMKKADHVITCTPHLDTFVRQFNHRTTDISSTINTKVYQPRQDYSEKGKITLGWSGSHSTSKYVYLLKDVFLKLKEEMDFRLLVIGDKEFKMEGIDVTAIPWTESSEVADLSQIDIGLYPLPNEEWVLGKSGLKALQYMALGIPTIATAIGANFRVIEQNVSGFLVNEHEEWLQAIRALAKDETLRRSIGSAAAERVEKHYSINANVPVYLNILDKVVKKNS, encoded by the coding sequence ATGAAGAGGATTTTATTTGTAGCGCCTTATCCAGAGGGGAAGGCACCCAGTCAGCGGCTTAAATATGAGCAATACTATCCTTATTTCAGAGAGGCAGGCTATGAGATAACTACCAGTTCCTTTATAGATGCAGAATTTTGGGAGGTGGTTTATAAGCCAGGAAATACTTTCAGGAAAATCCTCTTTACGATCCAGGCTTATTTTCGCCGTATAGGTGATCTTGTATCATTAGGCAAATATGACATCGTATATGTCCATTTATGGGTAACTCCAATTGGGCCACCTTTATTTGAGTGGCTGTTCCGCAAGTTTTCTAAAAGAATGATTTATGACATTGATGATTTGATTTTCTTGAAACCCAAGAGTAAATCAAATCCATTGATTAATTGGTTGAAATCCAGTAATAAGTCTATCTTCTTGATGAAGAAAGCAGACCATGTCATTACCTGTACGCCTCACCTGGATACCTTTGTAAGGCAGTTCAACCACCGCACTACTGATATATCTTCCACTATTAACACAAAGGTTTACCAACCTAGACAAGATTATTCTGAAAAAGGCAAAATAACGTTGGGGTGGAGCGGTAGTCATAGTACCTCCAAATATGTATACCTGTTAAAAGATGTCTTTCTAAAACTTAAGGAAGAAATGGATTTCAGGCTGCTGGTGATAGGAGACAAAGAGTTTAAAATGGAAGGCATAGACGTAACTGCTATTCCGTGGACGGAAAGTAGTGAAGTAGCGGACTTATCTCAAATTGACATAGGGCTTTATCCATTGCCAAATGAGGAATGGGTATTGGGTAAAAGTGGTTTGAAAGCATTACAATACATGGCGCTTGGCATTCCTACTATTGCTACTGCCATTGGAGCCAATTTTAGGGTTATTGAACAAAATGTGTCAGGGTTTCTTGTAAATGAACATGAAGAATGGCTTCAGGCAATACGAGCTTTGGCAAAGGATGAAACTCTTAGACGTTCTATTGGATCTGCCGCCGCTGAACGCGTAGAAAAACATTATTCAATTAATGCCAATGTGCCTGTTTACTTGAACATTTTAGATAAAGTAGTTAAGAAAAATTCATAG